The following coding sequences are from one Mycolicibacterium aichiense window:
- a CDS encoding catalase family peroxidase: protein MTNRPRWGVNTAVNRRSVLVGLGAVGAFLAVDLGAVAFANKWIGSGTTRQTFLDGFLRVYGRQLGFRKNHAKGVVVTGYFDSNGSGQQLSRAAVFRQGQVPVVGRFSLAGGDPHVADTPGAARGLGLAFGFPDSWQWRTAMLNLPVFPDNSARGFYDRLLASKLVPGTKAPDPAAMKAFLTAHPETAAAMAIIKKHPPSAGFGDSTFRGLNTFFFVNDAGVRSAVRWSLVPQQGAPAPQSGDANGLFDAVLRQLRDGPLRWRLLVTVADPGDPLTDPTLPWPEDRRSVEVGTLTLTSAATEAPGNARDINFDPLVLPDGIEPSDDPLLSARSDVYAASYRQRTGEPTSPSAVQVNEVGA, encoded by the coding sequence GTGACCAACCGACCGCGCTGGGGCGTGAACACTGCCGTCAACCGCCGATCGGTTCTCGTGGGGCTCGGGGCCGTCGGAGCGTTCCTGGCCGTCGACCTCGGCGCCGTCGCCTTCGCCAACAAATGGATCGGGTCCGGCACCACCCGACAGACCTTCCTCGACGGGTTCCTCAGGGTCTACGGACGCCAGCTCGGCTTCCGAAAGAACCACGCCAAAGGCGTCGTCGTCACCGGGTATTTCGACAGCAACGGCAGTGGCCAACAGCTCAGCCGAGCCGCCGTGTTCCGACAGGGTCAGGTACCCGTCGTCGGCCGCTTTTCACTCGCCGGCGGTGACCCGCACGTCGCCGACACCCCAGGCGCGGCCCGGGGCCTTGGGCTGGCGTTCGGGTTCCCCGATAGCTGGCAATGGCGCACCGCAATGCTGAATCTGCCGGTGTTCCCGGACAATTCGGCGCGCGGGTTCTATGACAGGTTGTTGGCGTCCAAGCTCGTGCCCGGCACCAAAGCGCCCGACCCCGCCGCGATGAAAGCCTTTCTGACGGCCCACCCCGAAACCGCGGCCGCCATGGCGATCATCAAGAAGCATCCGCCGTCAGCAGGCTTCGGCGACAGCACCTTTCGCGGCCTCAACACCTTCTTTTTCGTCAACGACGCTGGCGTCCGGTCCGCCGTGCGGTGGTCGCTCGTACCGCAGCAGGGCGCACCGGCACCGCAATCCGGCGACGCCAACGGATTGTTCGACGCCGTGCTGCGCCAGCTGCGCGACGGGCCGCTGCGATGGCGTCTGCTGGTCACCGTCGCCGACCCGGGCGACCCGCTGACCGACCCCACCCTGCCGTGGCCCGAGGACCGGCGCAGCGTCGAGGTGGGCACACTGACCCTCACCTCCGCGGCGACCGAAGCGCCGGGCAATGCCCGCGACATCAACTTCGATCCGCTGGTGTTGCCCGACGGCATCGAACCGTCCGACGACCCCCTGCTGTCCGCCCGCAGCGACGTCTATGCGGCGTCCTACCGCCAGCGCACCGGCGAGCCGACGTCTCCGTCGGCGGTTCAGGTCAACGAGGTCGGCGCATGA
- the urtC gene encoding urea ABC transporter permease subunit UrtC codes for MRPFVGRWQTWVGFAVAAVILFGVAPAMLTSFRLGLLGQYLCYAIVAAGIGLAWGRGGMLTLGQGVFFGLGAYMMGMHLKIADAEIRKQPVPDFMQIAGIPALPSYWEPFSSAAFTMAAIVVVPTGIAALLGLGVFKRRVKGAYFAILSQALAAALAILLVGQATLGGSNGLNGFRTFFGFRLSDPVNRQMLYFIAAGTLLVVVAVVRQLMQSRYGELLVAVRDGEERVRFLGYDPATIKVVAYTAAALFASIAGALFAPIIGFITPAQVGVVPSIAFLIGVAIGGRTTLLGPILGAIGVAWAQTAFSERFPSGWTYAQGLLFIVVVGFFPAGLAGVGALLRRRRRAKADPPAGDVQHAEAETVGAAP; via the coding sequence ATGAGGCCCTTTGTCGGCAGGTGGCAGACGTGGGTGGGCTTCGCGGTCGCGGCCGTCATACTGTTCGGCGTCGCGCCCGCGATGCTGACCAGCTTCCGGCTCGGCCTGCTGGGCCAGTATCTGTGTTATGCGATCGTGGCCGCCGGTATCGGATTGGCCTGGGGCCGAGGCGGAATGCTCACCCTGGGCCAGGGTGTGTTCTTCGGCCTCGGGGCGTACATGATGGGCATGCACCTCAAGATCGCCGACGCCGAGATCCGCAAACAACCGGTGCCGGACTTCATGCAGATCGCGGGAATCCCGGCGCTGCCATCATATTGGGAGCCCTTCTCCTCGGCGGCCTTCACCATGGCAGCGATCGTGGTGGTCCCGACCGGCATCGCCGCGCTGCTCGGACTGGGTGTGTTCAAGCGCCGCGTCAAGGGCGCCTACTTCGCGATCCTGTCCCAGGCGCTGGCCGCCGCACTGGCGATCCTGCTCGTCGGGCAGGCGACTCTGGGTGGCAGCAACGGGCTCAACGGATTTCGAACGTTCTTCGGATTCCGGCTCTCCGACCCGGTGAACCGGCAGATGTTGTACTTCATCGCCGCCGGCACGCTGCTGGTGGTGGTGGCCGTGGTGCGTCAGCTGATGCAGAGCCGCTACGGCGAACTCCTGGTCGCGGTGCGTGACGGCGAGGAACGCGTGCGCTTCCTGGGCTACGACCCGGCCACCATCAAGGTGGTCGCCTATACCGCGGCCGCGTTGTTCGCCAGCATCGCCGGTGCCCTGTTCGCGCCGATCATCGGTTTCATCACGCCGGCTCAGGTCGGCGTCGTGCCGTCCATCGCTTTCCTGATCGGTGTCGCGATCGGCGGGCGCACCACGCTGCTCGGACCGATTCTCGGCGCGATCGGTGTGGCGTGGGCGCAAACCGCGTTCTCCGAACGGTTCCCGTCCGGATGGACCTACGCACAGGGATTGTTGTTCATCGTCGTCGTCGGCTTCTTCCCCGCCGGACTGGCCGGAGTCGGGGCGCTGCTACGAAGGCGTCGCCGCGCCAAGGCCGACCCGCCCGCCGGCGATGTGCAGCACGCGGAAGCCGAGACCGTGGGAGCGGCACCATGA
- a CDS encoding cytochrome b: MTPIERYPVRTRILHWLTAALVFGALFVGFVMVNSLGGYGTLVGVHVTLGALILIVVVFRAANRFTHRTPPLPSTVGSVEQLLVVGSEIGLYVLLLAQPLVGWAMVSASGRPVVLFGFVPLPRIAPFDAELFFVLRQTHSVLAYLLVAAIAAHVSAVLLHTLTLRDRMLSRMTFGGRRDAAEPD, encoded by the coding sequence ATGACACCGATCGAGCGCTACCCGGTCCGCACTCGAATCCTGCACTGGCTGACCGCCGCCCTGGTGTTCGGCGCGCTGTTCGTCGGATTCGTGATGGTCAATTCGCTGGGCGGCTACGGAACTCTGGTGGGTGTGCACGTGACGCTCGGGGCGCTGATCCTGATCGTCGTGGTGTTCCGGGCGGCCAACCGTTTCACGCACCGCACCCCGCCGCTGCCGTCCACCGTGGGGTCTGTCGAGCAGCTGCTGGTGGTCGGCTCCGAAATCGGGCTCTACGTGCTGCTTCTGGCTCAGCCGCTGGTGGGATGGGCGATGGTGTCGGCAAGTGGTCGGCCGGTGGTGCTGTTCGGTTTCGTTCCGCTGCCGCGGATCGCTCCGTTCGACGCAGAGCTGTTCTTCGTGCTGCGCCAGACCCACTCCGTACTCGCCTACCTGCTGGTGGCTGCGATCGCCGCGCACGTCTCGGCGGTGCTGTTGCACACGCTCACGTTGCGCGACCGGATGCTGAGCCGGATGACGTTCGGCGGCCGGCGGGACGCAGCGGAACCGGACTGA
- a CDS encoding DUF732 domain-containing protein — MIKGLLTAAAAAGAIALAGAPSAWAITNAEADYIKDLTSAGIAGDQAALIADGHTICSALAQGADPNELSQTYFKNSGQISHAQADAAINFAKTDLCPAG; from the coding sequence ATGATCAAAGGTTTGTTGACGGCGGCTGCTGCCGCCGGGGCCATCGCGCTGGCCGGCGCGCCGTCTGCCTGGGCGATCACCAACGCCGAGGCCGACTACATCAAGGATCTGACCAGCGCCGGTATCGCCGGCGACCAGGCGGCGTTGATCGCTGATGGGCACACCATCTGCTCGGCGCTCGCCCAGGGTGCGGATCCGAACGAGCTGTCGCAGACCTACTTCAAGAACTCAGGTCAGATCAGCCATGCGCAGGCGGATGCGGCGATCAACTTCGCCAAGACCGATCTGTGCCCCGCGGGCTGA
- a CDS encoding oxidoreductase encodes MGTSIALVGPGAIGSTVAAVLHAAGHAVTVCGHTPRDQIEVRPDDQQPIVVPGPVLTDPAGIDGPVDLVFLAVKDSQNEQAAGWLERLCDDHTVVCVLQNGVEQVERVGPFCPSAHIVPAVVWFSAERQPDGWVRLRTEARLVLPDSADAETLAAVLRSTEMIVELDPDFTTAAWRKLLFNALAGFMVLARRRSGMFRRADIAALARRYLAECVTVARAEGARLPDSVIDEVTDMFAAAPEDLTTSMLTDAEARRRLEWDIRNNVIVRKAAGHGLDTPVGDVLVPLLAAASDGPG; translated from the coding sequence GTGGGCACCTCGATAGCACTTGTCGGTCCGGGCGCGATCGGTTCGACCGTCGCCGCTGTGTTGCATGCCGCCGGGCATGCGGTCACGGTATGCGGGCACACCCCGCGCGATCAGATCGAGGTCCGGCCCGATGACCAGCAGCCGATCGTGGTGCCCGGCCCGGTGCTGACCGACCCCGCTGGTATCGACGGTCCGGTCGACCTGGTGTTCCTGGCGGTCAAGGACTCCCAGAACGAGCAGGCGGCCGGCTGGCTGGAGCGCCTGTGCGACGACCACACGGTTGTCTGCGTGCTGCAGAACGGCGTCGAACAGGTCGAGCGGGTCGGCCCGTTCTGCCCGTCGGCGCATATCGTGCCCGCCGTCGTGTGGTTTTCGGCGGAGCGGCAGCCGGACGGTTGGGTGCGGCTGCGCACCGAAGCGCGTCTGGTGCTGCCCGACAGCGCCGATGCGGAAACCCTTGCGGCGGTGCTGCGTTCGACGGAGATGATCGTCGAGCTCGACCCCGACTTCACCACCGCGGCGTGGCGCAAGCTGTTGTTCAACGCACTCGCAGGCTTCATGGTGTTGGCCCGACGGCGATCCGGGATGTTCCGCCGCGCCGACATCGCGGCTCTTGCGCGGCGCTACCTGGCCGAGTGCGTGACCGTGGCTCGTGCGGAAGGCGCCCGGTTGCCCGATTCCGTCATCGACGAGGTGACCGACATGTTCGCCGCCGCACCCGAGGATCTGACGACGTCGATGCTCACCGACGCCGAAGCCCGTCGCCGGCTGGAATGGGACATCCGCAACAACGTCATCGTGCGCAAGGCCGCCGGGCACGGGTTGGACACGCCCGTCGGTGACGTGCTGGTTCCGCTGCTGGCTGCCGCCAGCGACGGGCCCGGCTGA
- the urtA gene encoding urea ABC transporter substrate-binding protein, producing the protein MHLRRSALNRSFLAATGVAVTAGLILSGCGSKATETDTAKSDSCVDTSGPTIKVGSLNSLSGTMAISEVTVRDSIKLAVDEINAKGGVLGKQVQIVGEDGASDPAVFAQKAEKLIKNDCVAAVFGGWTSSSRKAMLPVFESNNALLYYPVQYEGLESSKNIFYTGATTNQQIVPALDFLKEKGITSLYLVGSDYVFPQTANRIIKAYAAANGIEIKGEDYTPLGSTDFSTIVNKVRSSNAGAVFNTLNGDSNVAFFKEYTNAGLTPQKMPVVSVSIAEEEVQGIGAQNIAGQLTAWNYYQTLDNPVNKAFVKAFKDKYGQNRVTSDPMEAAYVSVYLWKNTVEKGKSFDVKAIQDNCAGVTFDAPEGLVTIDGENHHITKTARIGEIHPDGLIYTIWESPGPITPDPYLKSYPWAKGLSG; encoded by the coding sequence ATGCATCTCCGGCGCTCCGCATTGAATCGATCATTCTTGGCGGCGACAGGCGTGGCGGTGACCGCGGGCCTGATCCTGTCCGGCTGCGGCAGCAAGGCCACCGAGACCGACACAGCAAAGTCGGATTCATGCGTTGACACGTCCGGGCCCACTATCAAGGTGGGGTCGCTGAACTCGTTGTCGGGCACGATGGCCATCTCCGAGGTCACGGTGCGTGACTCGATCAAACTCGCGGTCGACGAGATCAACGCCAAGGGCGGTGTACTGGGCAAGCAGGTCCAGATCGTCGGCGAGGACGGGGCTTCCGACCCCGCCGTGTTCGCGCAGAAGGCCGAGAAGCTGATCAAGAACGACTGCGTGGCCGCGGTGTTCGGCGGCTGGACGTCGTCGAGCCGCAAGGCCATGTTGCCGGTCTTCGAGAGCAACAACGCACTGCTGTACTACCCCGTGCAATACGAGGGGCTGGAGTCGAGCAAGAACATCTTCTACACCGGCGCCACCACCAACCAGCAGATCGTCCCGGCTCTGGACTTCCTCAAGGAGAAGGGCATCACGTCGCTGTACCTGGTGGGTAGCGACTATGTGTTCCCGCAGACCGCGAACCGCATCATCAAGGCCTACGCCGCGGCCAACGGCATCGAGATCAAGGGCGAGGACTACACCCCGCTCGGCTCGACGGACTTCTCCACGATCGTGAACAAGGTTCGTTCGTCGAATGCCGGCGCGGTGTTCAACACCCTCAACGGCGACTCCAATGTGGCGTTCTTCAAGGAGTACACCAACGCGGGACTCACGCCGCAGAAGATGCCGGTGGTCTCGGTGTCGATCGCCGAGGAAGAAGTCCAGGGCATCGGCGCGCAGAACATCGCCGGCCAGCTGACAGCGTGGAACTACTACCAGACACTGGACAATCCGGTGAACAAGGCGTTCGTCAAGGCCTTCAAGGACAAGTACGGGCAGAACCGGGTGACCTCGGATCCGATGGAAGCCGCCTACGTCTCGGTGTACTTGTGGAAGAACACCGTCGAAAAGGGGAAGTCGTTCGACGTCAAGGCCATTCAGGACAACTGCGCCGGCGTGACGTTCGACGCCCCGGAGGGCCTGGTCACCATCGACGGCGAGAACCATCACATCACCAAAACCGCGCGGATCGGCGAGATCCATCCCGACGGACTGATCTACACGATCTGGGAGTCCCCCGGCCCCATCACCCCGGATCCGTACCTGAAGTCCTACCCCTGGGCCAAGGGCCTGTCGGGCTAG
- the urtE gene encoding urea ABC transporter ATP-binding subunit UrtE codes for MLQLIDVRTGYGRSQVIHSVSIEVPSDGVAAVMGHNGAGKTTLLRAAVGLLKCTAGQVLLHGEDVTKLRPNARVARGLAYVPQGQQSFGQLTTAENLQVVADGRKQGKQLIDEQLDLFPALKELLTRRAGLLSGGQRQQLAIARALITSPKILILDEPTEGIQPSVVAEIEAAITALTRRGDLGVLLVEQHIGFALESAQRYYILEAGRVTSSGTGGSASEADVRAAMAI; via the coding sequence GTGTTGCAGCTCATCGATGTCCGTACCGGATACGGGCGCTCTCAGGTCATCCACTCGGTCAGCATCGAGGTGCCTTCCGACGGCGTGGCCGCGGTGATGGGCCACAACGGGGCAGGCAAGACGACCTTGCTTCGCGCGGCGGTCGGGTTGCTGAAATGCACCGCGGGCCAAGTGCTGCTGCACGGCGAGGACGTCACCAAACTGCGCCCCAACGCCCGAGTGGCCCGTGGGCTTGCCTACGTACCGCAAGGCCAGCAGTCCTTCGGTCAGCTGACCACCGCGGAGAACCTTCAGGTCGTCGCCGACGGCCGCAAACAAGGCAAGCAGCTGATCGACGAACAGCTCGACCTGTTCCCGGCGCTCAAGGAACTGCTGACCCGCCGTGCCGGTCTGCTCTCCGGCGGCCAGCGCCAGCAGTTGGCCATCGCTCGGGCATTGATCACCAGCCCGAAGATCCTGATCCTCGACGAACCCACCGAGGGCATCCAGCCGTCCGTGGTCGCCGAGATCGAAGCGGCGATCACCGCGCTCACCCGCCGCGGTGACCTCGGCGTGCTGCTGGTCGAACAGCACATCGGTTTCGCGCTGGAATCGGCCCAGCGGTACTACATCCTGGAAGCCGGGCGGGTGACGTCCAGCGGAACCGGCGGCTCGGCGTCGGAGGCCGACGTCCGCGCGGCGATGGCGATCTAG
- a CDS encoding GNAT family N-acetyltransferase, whose amino-acid sequence MAEPSLRRAIPSDVASIAELAERAYEKYVARIGRRPAPMDTDYAALIGAANVWVLTDDNGLVGSLVTCVMDDHLLLDAIAVAPHAQGRGYGALLLRRAEDDAREADRTEVRLLTNAAMTENIAMYPRFGYVETHRAGQDGFRRVFFSKRL is encoded by the coding sequence GTGGCCGAACCGTCGCTGCGCCGGGCGATACCGTCCGATGTCGCGTCCATCGCTGAGCTCGCCGAACGGGCGTACGAGAAATACGTCGCGCGAATCGGCCGGCGGCCGGCGCCGATGGACACCGACTACGCCGCACTGATCGGCGCCGCCAACGTGTGGGTGCTGACCGACGACAACGGTCTGGTCGGCAGCCTGGTCACCTGCGTGATGGACGACCACCTGCTGCTCGACGCCATTGCCGTCGCACCGCACGCTCAGGGCCGCGGATACGGGGCGTTGCTGCTACGGCGCGCCGAGGACGACGCCCGCGAGGCCGACCGCACAGAGGTCAGGCTGTTGACCAACGCCGCGATGACCGAGAACATCGCGATGTATCCGCGGTTCGGCTATGTGGAGACGCACCGAGCGGGTCAGGACGGCTTTCGCCGGGTGTTCTTCAGCAAGCGCCTGTGA
- the urtD gene encoding urea ABC transporter ATP-binding protein UrtD has translation MTELAEPVAGGNVGMGTEYLEVRGLTVDFDGFKAVNDVNLTLFQGDLRFLIGPNGAGKTTVIDAITGLVPATGSINKSGVDLLGKKVHQIARLGVGRTFQTASVFEQLTVLQNLDIAAGAGRSWWTLLRRRHGVLPAIEEALETIGLSDLADRPAGVLAHGQKQWLEIGMLLVQNADVLLLDEPVAGMSGEEREETGNLLRRIGSSRTVVVVEHDMDFMRAFATSVTVLARGQVIAEGSVAEVQANPKVQEVYLGTAAAGDLEAGE, from the coding sequence ATGACCGAACTCGCCGAACCGGTGGCCGGCGGCAATGTCGGCATGGGCACCGAATACCTCGAAGTCCGCGGTCTGACCGTCGATTTCGACGGGTTCAAAGCGGTCAACGACGTCAACCTCACCCTGTTCCAGGGCGACCTGCGATTCCTGATCGGCCCCAACGGGGCTGGCAAGACGACCGTCATCGACGCAATCACCGGCCTGGTACCGGCGACCGGGTCGATCAACAAGTCGGGTGTGGACCTGCTGGGCAAGAAGGTCCACCAGATCGCCCGGCTCGGCGTCGGGCGAACCTTCCAGACCGCCAGCGTGTTCGAGCAGCTGACCGTGCTGCAGAACCTCGACATCGCCGCGGGCGCGGGCCGGTCGTGGTGGACGCTGCTGCGCAGGCGGCACGGGGTGCTGCCTGCCATCGAGGAGGCGCTGGAGACCATCGGACTGTCGGATCTGGCCGACCGGCCGGCGGGCGTGCTCGCCCACGGCCAGAAGCAATGGTTGGAGATCGGCATGCTGCTGGTGCAGAACGCCGACGTGCTGCTGCTCGACGAACCCGTCGCCGGGATGAGCGGTGAGGAACGCGAGGAGACCGGAAACCTGTTGCGCCGCATCGGTTCCTCGCGCACCGTTGTGGTCGTCGAGCACGACATGGACTTCATGCGAGCGTTCGCGACGTCCGTGACCGTACTGGCGCGCGGCCAGGTGATCGCTGAAGGGTCGGTCGCCGAGGTGCAGGCCAATCCGAAGGTGCAGGAGGTCTACCTGGGTACCGCTGCGGCCGGAGACTTGGAGGCAGGCGAATAG
- the urtB gene encoding urea ABC transporter permease subunit UrtB, whose product MEVLVGQLATGLSLGSILLLAALGLSLTFGQMGVINMAHGEFIMVGCYTAFVVQKVISNAGASLLVSLIVGFVVGGLLGVLLEVTLIQRMYDRPLDTLLVTFGVGLILQQAARSIFGAPAVNVTAPAWLSGGVEILGAVVPKTRIFILVLAVVCVAVLAAVLKLSPMGRRIRAVVQNRDLAETSGISSRRTDITTFFIGSGLASVAGVALTLIGSTSSTIGQSYLIDAFLVVVVGGLGQIKGTVIAAFALGLMNSFIEYSTTASLAKVIVFVVIVIFLQARPQGLFTVRTRSLV is encoded by the coding sequence ATGGAAGTCCTTGTCGGACAGCTGGCAACAGGATTGAGCCTCGGCTCGATCCTGTTGCTGGCCGCATTGGGGCTGTCCCTGACCTTCGGCCAGATGGGCGTCATCAACATGGCGCACGGCGAATTCATCATGGTCGGCTGTTACACAGCATTTGTGGTGCAGAAGGTCATCTCGAATGCCGGTGCATCGCTGCTGGTTTCGCTGATCGTGGGATTCGTGGTCGGCGGCCTGCTCGGGGTCCTGCTGGAAGTCACCCTGATCCAGCGAATGTACGATCGCCCGCTGGACACCTTGCTGGTGACGTTCGGTGTCGGGTTGATCCTGCAGCAAGCCGCACGCAGCATCTTCGGCGCGCCCGCGGTGAACGTCACCGCACCGGCGTGGCTGTCCGGCGGCGTCGAGATCCTCGGCGCGGTGGTGCCCAAAACCCGCATCTTCATCCTGGTGCTGGCCGTGGTCTGCGTCGCTGTGCTGGCCGCCGTGCTCAAGCTCAGCCCGATGGGCCGGCGGATCCGGGCTGTCGTACAGAACCGCGATCTGGCTGAGACGAGCGGTATTTCGAGCCGCCGAACCGATATCACGACGTTCTTCATCGGTTCCGGACTGGCCAGTGTGGCCGGCGTCGCCCTCACCCTGATCGGGTCGACGAGCTCCACCATCGGCCAGAGCTATCTGATCGACGCGTTCCTGGTGGTCGTCGTCGGCGGCCTCGGCCAGATCAAGGGCACGGTGATCGCCGCGTTCGCGCTCGGGTTGATGAACTCCTTCATCGAGTACAGCACGACCGCGTCGCTGGCCAAGGTCATCGTGTTCGTGGTCATCGTGATCTTCCTGCAGGCACGCCCGCAAGGCTTGTTCACGGTGCGGACAAGGAGTTTGGTATGA